Genomic DNA from Solanum pennellii chromosome 3, SPENNV200:
NNNNNNNNNNNNNNNNNNNNNNNNNNNNNNNNNNNNNNNNNNNNNNNNNNNNNNNNNNNNNNNNNNNNNNNNNNNNNNNNNNNNNNNNNNNNNNNNNNNNNNNNNNNNNNNNNNNNNNNNNNNNNNNNNNNNNNNNNNNNNNNNNNNNNNNNNNNNNNNNNNNNNNNNNNNNNNNNNNNNNNNNNNNNNNNNNNNNNNNNNNNNNNNNNNNNNNNNNNNNNNNNNNNNNNNNNNNNNNNNNNNNNNNNNNNNNNNNNNNNNNNNNNNNNNNNNNNNNNNNNNNNNNNNNNNNNNNNNNNNNNNNNNNNNNNNNNNNNNNNNNNNNNNNNNNNNNNNNNNNNNNNNNNNNNNNNNNNNNNNNNNNNNNNNNNNNNNNNNNNNNNNNNNNNNNNNNNNNNNNNNNNNNNNNNNNNNNNNNNNNNNNNNNNNNNNNNNNNNNNNNNNNNNNNNNNNNNNNNNNNNNNNNNNNNNNNNNNNNNNNNNNNNNNNNNNNNNNNNNNNNNNNNNNNNNNNNNNNNNNNNNNNNNNNNNNNNNNNNNNNNNNNNNNNNNNNNNNNNNNNNNNNNNNNNNNNNNNNNNNNNNNNNaagttcagagagtcgatttcagtacccaaatttcagaagtctaagtcttttggaacgagaccccctcgacggcctgtcgtgcccatgacgatccgtcgtgggttccgtcgactcacccagtttttccagaaataaaatctgctgctcaaaacgactaaacaggtcgttacaatgtAGGTGATTAAACTTACTtgtaagaaaattattatagaaATACGATGTAATGATTGGAGGAGAGTAAAATAATATAGCGTGTAGCAGATTAAGGCGAATTTTTGTGGTTAACTCTAGTGGAatagatttaaattatttactaatattattatattatattacaaaGTTAAAGGGTGCATATGTATAGTATTTAATGTTAGTTGAATGGTGAGAGAAAAGTTAGGTCAAAAATATTAATGGTGTAAAGAATTGGAGTATTAAAGTGTAGGTGTATAGTGGAGGTGTTCATTGCCATTGGTTTCGTAAAATGTTTTATCTTCGTTATAAATTATATGTTGacatattgagataggtaattatatataagttgtattatattaatttaatatcattaaGGTTATGCATATCGAAAGAATTAATGTGTAtccttaggtttgaactttagaaagtttaattatagaattaggcgagtttttgggtctaagaCTAGACAAAGGTTAATATGAGTTCTTATAGAAGCTTCACTTacaaattatgtatatgtatttgatagattgaaaaggttcagaAGCATTGAGGAAAGGGAAActattggagaagtagcttgcttgacttcggttcttcggtggaggtaggttatggtttatgctatttgatagtaaactcttaatagtgattgatatgcattgaatgatattgtgaagttttatatgtacttgattgtgtgattgtgtggttttgtcgtgtgttttgtgattggtctgaaatcccgaGACCATGGAATGTATAATCTTAGACAATCTCTATTGAAGTAATGCCTAAAATAAAGAaggctcgatgaaatattattaatgaatgaaaaagtggtgatattaaatgataatgatattattggatcggagtgtacgttccgacacggtattcttggatcgaagtgtcacgttccgacacggtatttttggatcggagtgtcacgttccgatacgATATTCATGGATTGGAgtatcacgttccgacacggtattcttgaaTCGGAGCGTCACGTTTcgagtagtagtagtagtagtactaGTAGGAGTAGTAGTAGTAGCAGTAGCAGTAGTAGCAGTAGCAGAAGCAGCAGTAGCATTAGCAGCAGCAGCAGTAGCAGTAGCAGTAGCAGTAGAAGTAGCagtagcagcagcagcagcagcagtagtagtaatagtagtagtagtagcagTAGCAGTAGAAGCAGTAGAAGCAGTAGCAGCAGTAGCAGTAGCAGTAGCAGCGgtagcagcagcagcagcagtaGCAGCAGTAGCAGCAGTAGCAGTAGCAGTAGTAGTAGTAGCAGTAGCAGCAGTAGCAGTAGCAGTAGTAGCAgcaatagtagtagtagtagtagtagtagtagtagcagTAGCGGCAGTAgcttcaagattcctttcctttaatgttattgtgttggaacgtgacacttcgatcccatatatcgtgtcggaacgtgacactccgatcccataataccgtgttggaacgtgacactctgatccaattatctcattattttatttcatcaagccttctttattcaaggcgtcattttaatagagagggttcaagattagaatttcaacagtgtcataattttaggccaaccactaaccacacaatcaaaacatacaaccacaccatcaagtacataggagactttacaatatcactcaatacatatcaattagTATTTAGAGTTTATGTATCAAacagaaataaaccataacctacctccaccgaagaaccgaattCAAGCAAActccaatatttttcctttactcAATGCGTtcgaacctttccaatctatcaattatatatacataatttgtaagttTAAAAGCCTATAATCACTCGTATTATTCTATGTTTAGCTTAGACCCAAAAAttcacctaattctataatcaattttctaaagtttaaacttaagggtaagtcttaatttctctaattaacataaatttaatgaaatttaaataattcaatacacctaatatttaattatctatctcaatatataaatacataattcattgtgtgataacaaaaaaaattataatagatTTTTAAAACTGAAGCCACTGGTTACGAAACCAGTGGCGATATACTTCTGACACCAATACTAAGTGATCCTAATGTTACAGTAGTGCATTAACATAATTGCTTTCTCAATTTCAAcaataaactattaatattaTACGATTAATATTTATTCCTTTAATTAATTCTATCACCCCATATTCATATATTCCCAACGAAATTCTCCAATCATTAGTCCcaattatgaaataatttttcataatccTGTTTGTTCTTACCGGCAACTTATATCCATATACTCATATAAATTAACACCTAAATAGCTTTAAACCTTAACAACTGCTCCGTTCCACTAAAATTAGCCATAAAAGAATTACTTTCATAAACCACATggactaataattaattatttcataaattttgtttttactaTCTTCCaattcaactttataataaaatatataacgaTAATATGACCATGCACATATAACCAATATCAAAGTAAAATATTGATTACCTGATGAGATATTGATTCTTGGCTGCTGCAGATAAGGTTTTCAACGCTAAACCCTTATTTCCCCTTTTCAGAATATTTCCtcctaattattatatgactTATTATAAGAGTGgtgaaagtgacccactatttattttactattaacctctttaaccaccaactaaataaattattaaaattaccccactaattaaatattattattatcaatagtccaaaacacccatttaaatctATAGGAAACTATTTTCAgacataaaaagttctagttATCAAAACGACCAAAAatggtcgttacaatagataccaatttacccatcgttcgtcctcgaatgatcaAAAGAAGGGtgagggcgagaaagagtacctgaatcggtaaaaagatgtggatatatttcatgcatatcagcctcactctcccaagtggactcttcaactggccgattcttctaCTGAACCTTGACAGAAGCAATCTCTTTTGATCTCAATTTGCGGACctccctatctagaatagcaataGGCTCTTTCTCATAAAAcagattctcatcaagaagaactgaatcccaacgaataatataatttccatcaccatggtattttttcagcatagacacatgaaataccgagTGCACTCCTGACAaccctggaggcaatgccaattcataggccaccacccccacgcgcttcacaacttcaaatggaccaatatacctcggcCTAATCTTACCTCGCTTATCAAAccgcatcacacctttcatgggtgaaaccttcagcaatacttgttcaccctccataaaatccaagtctctaacctttcgatctgcatattccttctgcctactctgagctgctaaaagcttttcctgaataatttcactttctctaatgattccctcagaacatcagtaccccaaggtctaacctcaaatgcatcaaaccaactaATGGGGGagctacatctcctcccatacaatgcctcaaatggcGCCATATCATAAttgagtgataactattattgtatgaaaactctgctaacggtaaaaatttatcccaatgaccaccaaattctatcacacatgcacgaagcatttCCTCCAAGACCTGAAtagttcgctcagactgaccatcggtccgAGGGTGAAATGTAGTACTAAGATCCagtctagtacctaattcagcatgtaatgttctccaaaacttagaagtaaattgcatacctctttctgatatgatggaaagtggaactccatgcaatcgaacaatttctgagatatagggtttggctaacttctctgcattgtaagtcatcttgaccggaatgaagtgagctaacttagttaacctgtcaacaattaccaaAATAGAATCatacttacccaatgtctttggaagaccaacaacgaaatccattgcaattctttcccacttcaatttaggaatgggcattctctgaagtgttcttCCGGGCCTCtagtgttcatactttacctgctgacaattcgagcaatgggcaacaaaatcaacaatgtcacgcttcattctactccaccaaaaatgatgctttagatcacgatacaacttggttgcaccaggatgtatagagtaccttgaactatgagcctctgtaagaatagtgtgaattaAATCATCCACACGGGGCACAGATACCCTTCCTTTAATCCTCAAGAcaccttcttcatcaattattgcctctttagcctctcctcacaataccatatctcgaattcggctcagcttctcctCAGCAAAATGATTTCccttaattttttcaaagaaaagatCTTACCTCCatacaggccaaaaatcctccttcctctagtacttccagcctcataaagtcattagccagagtttgaacttctctagccaatgggcgtctagaaacctgcaagtgggctaaactacccatgctccctgttTTCTactaaagcatctgccacaaaattagcttttcctgggtgatataaaatagtaatatcataatctttcaataattccatccaccttctctgcctcaaatttaaatccttctgagtaaagacatattgtagactacgatgatctgtgtaaacttcacacttgacctcATAGAGGTAATGCCTCCACTGCTtcaatgcaaatacaactgcagccaacaccaaatcatgggtcggatagttacgttcatgtaCTTtaaattgcctcgaagcataagcaattacatttctctcatGCATTAGCAtagcacccaaaccagaataagatgcatcacaataaactaTAAATTTCTTACCTTCTACTGGCAAGGCAAGAAtaggtgcagtagtcaacaatgTCTTGAGTTTGaggaagctttcttcacattcgtccgaccatacaaatggaacattctgcttagtcaaattggTCAGCTGGGAAgtaatagaagagaatcccttaaGGAATCGACgatagtagctagctaaaccaacaaagcgcCTTACCTCtgaaacattagtaggtcttatcCAACTCTTCACTACTTCAAtattagaaggatccaccatcactccatccttagaaaccacgtgccccaagaaggacactgaatcgagccaaaactcacacttggagaatttggcataaagtatTTTCTCCCTTAACAACTCAAATACagttctcaaatgctcctcgtgttctttcctgctctatgagtatatcagtatataatcaataaatacaataacaaagaggtcaagatatggcttaaaaatcccgtttaTCAGGCCCAtaaaagcagcaggggcattcgtaagcccaaaagacattactaagaattcataatgccatacctggttcgaaaagcagtctttggcacatctgttgcccgtattttcaattgatgataaccggatctcaaatcaattttagagaagacacaagcaccttgtaactgatcgaacaaatcatcaatgcgaggaagaggatacttgttcttaacaNcatccgaaaacttccatctttcttcttcacaaataaaacaggagcaccacaaggggatgcactcggtctaataaaacctttacctaacaactcttgaagttgggcctttaactacattaactcagctggagccattctataaggaggaatggaaatggggcgagtacccggctccagatcaatacaaaaatcaatatccctatccggtggcatagcAGGAAGGTCTGCacgaaacacatccagaaactcacggactatcaaAACAGGCTCAATCGAAGGtgctttggaagtatcatccctgagatgtgccaagaaagctaaacaacccttactcaccatcctcttagcacgaaaaagaaatgatacgaagtggagtggaaatatagtcaccctcccacactagcggatctttcccaggcttggccaatgtcacaattttagcattacaatctaagattgcaaaatttggagaaagccaagtcatacccacaattacatcaaaatcaaccatatctataataattaaatctatataagtattgctccccacaaaagtcacaaggcaagacctatacaccttctcaactatcacagactcacccacaagAGTAGAGACACGAAtgggcatgtcaagcaaatcacaatataaagcaagaccagtagcaaatgcggaagatacatatgaaaatgtggatccaggatcaaacaatacagaagccatgcaatcacagaccaaaagagtaactgtgataacagcatcataTGTGTCTTCTTCAGACCTCCCGAgaaaagcataacaatgggccctatcacctgtctgtccattgcccctaccaagctgcgctgcagtagttcAAAGTTgtccgccaccccgactgaatTGGTGACcgccattaccttggccaccacgtcctccagaatgacgACCTCTACCATGACcgcctctacctctaactactggcgatctgtaactctgttttggacaatatttcctaatatgtccagcctctccacatccataacaagtcctggagtcaagtataggtctctgtgaaaatgacgaagtctggaGATAACCTCCAatctcagaaaaaggctgactggtccGCGACGGACCCCTTGCTGAAGCCTGcaatgaagactgaataggacgggctggataacctcttgaactctgccctctggagtatgaaccactaaactcaccccctctacctctatcacaaaatcaaccacttcctgaaaggattttgctgcagcagctacctgtaaggctggaatctgctaatctgacctcaatcctttcacaaagcggcgaatccgctcttgtggactgaagcaaagctaaGTGGCATACTTgtatagtgcacgaaatttggcctcataagcagaaacagacatccttccttgctctaggctcaggaactcatctctcctcctatccctcaaagtccggggtatatgtTTCTCTATAAATAAGCTATAAagtgatgcccaagtcataggtggtgcccttgctggttgacactcaacatatgaccgccaccacatttttgCATCCCCTTGGAACTGgtaagtcacaaactcaacaccgaatcgttctactatgtccatcttatgtagcagcacatgacaataaacaataaaatcataggcatcttcagattcagcacccttgaggACTGGAGGTtacaactttaagaacttaatgaaaagttcatgctgatcacctgtcattatagaccctgtagt
This window encodes:
- the LOC107013224 gene encoding integumentary mucin C.1-like, translated to MKGVMRFDKRVLLDENLFYEKEPIAILDREVRKLRSKEIASVKERNLEATAATATTTTTTTTTIAATTATATAATATTTTATATAATAATAAAAATAATATATAATASTASTATATTTTITTTAAAAAATATSTATATATAAAANATAASATATTATATTTTPTSTTTTTTRNVTLRFKNTVSERDTPIHEYRIGT